The segment GGTCCTGTCTTCATAAGCTGTAATAACTACAGGAAGCGTCAACCCTTCCTGGTTCTGCGTCTTGGCGTTAAACTGCTTGCAAAATTCCATTATATTAAGGCCATGCTGGCCTAAAGCCGGTCCTATTGGCGGCGCGGGATTCGCGCTTCCAGCCGGACAGTATAATTTAATAGTCGTTTTGATTTTCTTTGCCATAATTTAAATCTTCTCCACTTGCCACATTTCCAATTCAACCGGTGTCGCCCTGCCGAATATCGATATCATTACCTTAATCTTGCCTTTGCCCGCGTTAGCTTCTTCTATTGTTCCGTTAAAATTCATGAACGGGCCTTCCACTACACGTACCGCCTCGCCCTTTTCAAACATCACCTTGGGCGTCGGTTTCTCTTTCGCGTCCTTGGCCTGGCGCAGTATCGTATCTATCTCATCGCCCTTTAATGGTATCGGCCGCGCTCCCGCGCCCACAAAACCCGTAACTCCCGTTATGCTCTTTATCATGTACCAGGTGTCATCGGTCAAGTCCATCTCTATTAAGATGTATCCGGGAAAAAATTTTCTCTGCGATATCTTTTTCTTGCCGGACTTTATTTCAGAGACCTGCTCTATAGGAACGAGTACCTGAGATATTTTTTCACCTGCCAAGCCGGCCTTTATCTTTGCCTCTAAGGACGTCTTGATTCTGTCTTCGTATCCCGTCTGCGTGTGTATAACGTACCATTGCTTCGCCATTTAGACTCTCGACATTATTACATTTATTATTGTTGATAGAACCACGTCACATATGCCTATAAATATAGAAAGTATTGCCAGAGAGACCAGCACAACAATGGTAGAGCCGATAAGCTCCTCCCGCGTGGACCAGGATACCTTGCCCATCTCAAGCTTCACTTCACCCAAAAAATTGACAAACTTATTAGCCATAGCAATTACCAAATATTGCCTGTTTTTGCTTCCAACCCCTCTTACCTATATATATTGATTGTGCATCAATAAGGTAGCAGGTGGCAGGAGCGGGAGGAATCGAACCCCC is part of the Candidatus Omnitrophota bacterium genome and harbors:
- the nusG gene encoding transcription termination/antitermination protein NusG; its protein translation is MAKQWYVIHTQTGYEDRIKTSLEAKIKAGLAGEKISQVLVPIEQVSEIKSGKKKISQRKFFPGYILIEMDLTDDTWYMIKSITGVTGFVGAGARPIPLKGDEIDTILRQAKDAKEKPTPKVMFEKGEAVRVVEGPFMNFNGTIEEANAGKGKIKVMISIFGRATPVELEMWQVEKI
- the secE gene encoding preprotein translocase subunit SecE gives rise to the protein MANKFVNFLGEVKLEMGKVSWSTREELIGSTIVVLVSLAILSIFIGICDVVLSTIINVIMSRV